The Ornithodoros turicata isolate Travis chromosome 9, ASM3712646v1, whole genome shotgun sequence genome includes a region encoding these proteins:
- the LOC135369269 gene encoding glutamate receptor ionotropic, kainate 5-like isoform X2 — MADDGYVVVQGTGAALIEDDHKEWAPYSTRNIVNGREQYGGTFGAMLEAMATSMRLRYQLRHPPDDVMGERLPNGTHTGLVGMLQRDEVDMIFLSSCYTYDRSHFINFGSALLETPVSILSGAAQIEDGSNVFGYILTFDWKVWALVMCTIPVLAVTLAICTTGLKNLAASSQKHAWDLLCSLLYEQIPRKHKTVSSRLVLAAWFLGVLVIANSFAGLLKSCVAVKKAPAQVDSVDDVIRDPPDQILTWGGSRFETVIKNSPERRHRELYFMILKTNGSVLSTELFRESNLQKVEQRRAIIVVDKVSIQCALADHCRKKHRGSFHIAREDISTERLAFLYSKKLPRRMYEAIDTRARWLFEGGLVSKWMADSTGNWQRCMGRNEAPRVQSFTLDDSKAVFVLWAIILAMAFLAFCVEVCTYRASERHPATGALQKVIILPGTFRTHVL, encoded by the exons TGGGCTCCATACTCCACGAGGAACATCGTCAACGGCAGAGAACAGTACGGAGGAACCTTTGGCGCGATGCTGGAGGCCATGGCAACCAGCATGAGACTGCG GTATCAGCTTCGCCACCCTCCAGATGACGTCATGGGAGAACGACTTCCCAACGGCACCCACACGGGGCTGGTTGGCATGCTACAAAGAGAC GAGGTGGACATGATTTTTTTGTCGTCGTGCTACACGTACGACAGGAGCCACTTTATCAACTTCGGTTCCGCCCTGCTGGAAACCCCCGTTTCCATTTTGTCGGGAGCAGCCCAGATCGAAGACGGGTCCAATGTTTTCGGCTACATCCTCACCTTTGACTGGAAG GTGTGGGCTTTGGTTATGTGTACAATACCGGTCCTGGCCGTCACGCTTGCAATCTGTACGACGGGTCTGAAAAACTTGGCTGCATCCTCTCAGAAGCACGCCTGGGACCTTTTGTGCAGCCTACTTTACGAAC AAATCCCCAGGAAACACAAAACCGTCTCGAGCCGTCTCGTCCTGGCAGCCTGGTTCCTAGGTGTGCTCGTCATCGCAAACTCGTTCGCGGGTCTCCTCAAGTCCTGTGTGGCGGTCAAGAAAGCTCCAGCACAGGTGGACTCAGTGGATGACGTCATCCGTGACCCACCGGATCAAATCCTCACATGGGGAGGGTCCCGCTTCGAAACAGTTATCAAG AACTCCCCAGAGCGACGCCACCGAGAGCTGTACTTTATGATACTCAAGACAAATGGAAGCGTACTGTCTACGGAACTGTTCCGAGAAAGCAACTTGCAGAAGGTGGAGCAACGACGGGCCATCATCGTGGTCGACAAGGTGTCCATACAGTGTGCCTTGGCTGACCATTGTCGAAAGAAGCACAGAGGAAGCTTCCACATTGCTCGGGAAGACATCTCTACCGAGCGTCTGGCTTTCCTCTATTCCAAGAAGCTTCCCAGAAGAATGTACGAGGCCATAGATACCAG GGCCCGTTGGCTTTTCGAAGGTGGTCTCGTTTCCAAATGGATGGCGGACAGCACAGGCAACTGGCAGCGTTGCATGGGGCGAAACGAAGCGCCTCGTGTTCAAAGTTTCACACTCGATGACTCTAAGGCAGTTTTTGTGCTGTGGGCGATCATCCTCGCCATGGCATTTCTCGCTTTTTGTGTCGAGGTTTGCACATATAGGGCTTCGGAACGGCATCCAGCTACGGGAGCTCTCCAAAAAGTTATCATACTCCCTGGCACGTTTCGAACTCATGTGCTTTAG